In Engraulis encrasicolus isolate BLACKSEA-1 chromosome 15, IST_EnEncr_1.0, whole genome shotgun sequence, the following proteins share a genomic window:
- the LOC134464039 gene encoding uncharacterized protein LOC134464039 has product MENVKRKSGSGTTCAVVGCTNSRKRLNEWLGRECFDHKPATKRECPCPPLFTFFRKPDADAESRAWLKALNLKNPPRNVFVCSHHFVDKRPTEGNPYPELWLGYSRLTQPKRRRVTDRTPAPPKKRRLPSDDAPETCQPACETEPACETEPATPKYRDAQTQWEDPSLTDHTYCSTYQSVKVDKATQCEDPTVTSTTVIDDSRSRLYTGVRMVQFFTMVTALLPFSKPSITLPVVDQILMTLMKLKLNLILGDISHRFSVSTSMASIVISHWICVMGEQFKVLIPWLPRETIRATMPLPFQRNYPRTTCIIDCAESAMQRATNQDSRSDTFSQYKSRNTVKYLVAVAPNGLIMFISESYAGRSSDKFITMDSGFLDYLRAGDEVMADRGFTIRDLLSERKVSLNIPAFTYRRKQLTNEEITRTRRVANVRIHVERAIQRLKVFKILSQTVPISMACKLDNILIICAGLVNLRSPLIRMPNEI; this is encoded by the exons ATGGAAAATGTCAAGAGGAAAAGTGGTTCGGGAACTACGTGTGCAGTGGTTGGCTGCACAAACTCAAGGAAACGCCTGAACGAGTGGTTAGGTCGAGAGTGTTTTGACCACAAACCAGCCACAAAGAGGGAATGTCCATGCCCTCCTTTGTTTACTTTCTTTCGCAAGCCTGATGCCGACGCAGAATCACGGGCCTGGCTGAAGGCATTAAATTTAAAGAATCCACCCCGcaacgtgtttgtgtgttctcaTCACTTTGTGGACAAGAGGCCAACCGAGGGTAATCCGTATCCAGAGCTGTGGTTGGGATACAGTCGCTTAACCCAGCCGAAGAGGAGGCGAGTCACCGACCGGACCCCTGCCCCCCCAAAGAAACGTAGACTTCCATCTGATG ATGCTCCTGAAACCTGTCAGCCTGCCTGCGAGACAGAGCCTGCCTGCGAGACCGAGCCTGCCACACCAAAATACAGAGATGCCCAGACCCAGTGGGAGGATCCGTCACTGACTGACCACACATACTGTTCAACATATCAGTCTGTTAAAGTAGATAAGGCCACGCAGTGCGAGGATCCTACTGTGACTAGCACCACAGTCATTGATGATTCCAGGTCTCGGCTGTATACAGGAGTGCGCATGGTTCAATTTTTCACCATGGTGACGGCGTTGTTGCCTTTCAGTAAGCCATCAATTACCCTTCCTGTTGTAGACCAAATCCTGATGACCTTGATGAAGCTAAAACTAAATTTAATATTAGGAGATATTTCTCACCGTTTCAGTGTGTCTACATCCATGGCGAGCATTGTGATTAGTCACTGGATTTGTGTGATGGGTGAACAGTTCAAAGTCCTGATCCCCTGGCTTCCAAGAGAGACCATTCGTGCCACCATGCCCTTACCGTTTCAGAGGAACTATCCCCGAACCACCTGCATCATTGACTGTGCCGAAAGTGCCATGCAGAGAGCAACAAACCAAGATTCGAGGAGTGACACGTTCAGTCAGTATAAATCACGCAATACTGTTAAATATCTTGTCGCTGTGGCCCCTAATGGGCTAATCATGTTTATATCTGAGTCATATGCTGGCAGAAGCAGCGATAAGTTCATCACCATGGACAGTGGTTTCCTTGATTATCTTAGGGCTGGTGATGAGGTCATGGCGGACCGTGGGTTCACCATTCGAGACCTGCTTAGTGAAAGAAAGGTCAGTTTGAACATCCCTGCATTCACCTACAGGCGTAAGCAGTTGACCAATGAGGAGATAACGCGAACCAGGCGAGTAGCCAATGTCCGTATACATGTGGAAAGAGCAATCCAGAGACTAAAGGTCTTTAAGATTTTATCCCAGACCGTTCCCATCAGCATGGCATGTAAACTGGACAACATCTTGATCATCTGTGCTGGCCTAGTTAACCTGAGAAGCCCATTGATCAGAATGCCTAATGAGATTTAG